One region of Streptomyces capillispiralis genomic DNA includes:
- a CDS encoding M23 family metallopeptidase translates to MSARKLAQTAFRGLQIGFIGLVTAHIAFGWGYAWWWNLLPLALAYALVIVVNRWGGAPDAPGSVRAPVEVDPPVTGRWTALNSPADRTPSHGLHAYGQTYAIDVLAEPGPGARPGFSLLWPPARRPAAFPAFGAPLRAVADARVVRADDRQRDHLSRTSLPALLYLMLIEGSVREMSGVRRILGNHVVLDLGDGTHAAYAHLRRGSLTVREGDRVSAGDVIAACGNSGNSTEPHLHFQLMDGPDPDTARGIPFTWRGLGVPRNGESFDVADPASAAPA, encoded by the coding sequence ATGTCCGCGCGCAAACTCGCCCAGACCGCCTTCCGCGGTCTGCAGATCGGCTTCATCGGGCTGGTGACCGCCCACATCGCCTTCGGCTGGGGCTACGCCTGGTGGTGGAACCTGCTGCCGCTGGCCCTGGCCTACGCCCTCGTCATCGTGGTGAACAGGTGGGGCGGTGCTCCGGACGCCCCCGGCTCGGTCCGTGCGCCGGTCGAGGTCGACCCGCCGGTCACTGGCCGCTGGACCGCCCTGAACAGCCCGGCCGACCGCACCCCGAGCCACGGGCTGCACGCCTACGGCCAGACCTACGCCATAGACGTCCTCGCCGAACCCGGGCCGGGCGCCCGTCCGGGCTTCTCCTTGCTGTGGCCGCCCGCCCGCCGCCCGGCCGCCTTCCCGGCGTTCGGTGCTCCCCTGCGAGCCGTCGCCGACGCCCGGGTCGTACGCGCCGACGACCGGCAGCGCGACCACCTCAGCCGGACCTCGCTGCCCGCGCTGCTGTACCTGATGCTGATCGAGGGCTCGGTGCGCGAGATGTCGGGAGTCCGCCGGATCCTCGGCAACCACGTGGTGCTGGACCTCGGCGACGGCACCCACGCCGCCTACGCCCATCTGCGGCGCGGCTCCCTCACGGTGCGCGAGGGCGACCGGGTGAGCGCCGGGGACGTGATCGCCGCCTGCGGCAACTCCGGCAACTCCACCGAGCCGCACCTGCACTTCCAGCTGATGGACGGTCCCGACCCGGACACCGCCCGCGGCATACCGTTCACCTGGCGCGGCCTGGGCGTCCCCCGCAACGGCGAGTCGTTCGACGTGGCCGATCCGGCGTCGGCCGCCCCCGCGTGA
- a CDS encoding maleylpyruvate isomerase family mycothiol-dependent enzyme — MPPAKKRARSYDPARTRAAVLAQFGHVREAVRTLTPEQLALPTRLGDWTVRELVAHCGMALTAVDRLLDEPEPARQDARLLDWPFAIAADADTIAGTARRLAADHPDLDAHLADVERRFTARLDAHPGGRLLPTGAGALPLADYLVTRTVELVVHTDDLNAAVPGLGIPHDRQALAACTRLLADALAVKAPGGSTEVRIPPYAVVQCVEGPRHTRGTPPNVVETDPLTWIRLATGRTAWPDAVADARVGASGERADLGPYLPLLT; from the coding sequence ATGCCACCGGCCAAGAAGCGCGCTCGTTCCTACGACCCCGCCAGGACCCGGGCCGCCGTGCTGGCCCAGTTCGGGCACGTGCGGGAGGCCGTGCGCACCCTCACCCCCGAGCAGCTCGCGCTGCCCACACGGCTCGGTGACTGGACGGTGCGGGAACTGGTGGCGCACTGCGGGATGGCGCTGACGGCCGTGGACCGGCTGCTGGACGAGCCCGAGCCCGCGCGGCAGGACGCGCGGCTGCTCGACTGGCCGTTCGCGATCGCCGCCGACGCGGACACCATCGCCGGTACCGCCCGCCGCCTGGCGGCGGACCACCCCGACCTCGACGCCCACCTCGCCGACGTCGAGCGGCGCTTCACCGCCCGCCTCGACGCGCACCCCGGCGGCCGGCTACTGCCGACCGGTGCCGGCGCCCTCCCACTGGCCGACTACCTGGTCACCCGCACCGTCGAGCTCGTCGTCCACACCGACGACCTCAACGCCGCCGTGCCCGGCCTCGGCATCCCCCACGACCGCCAGGCCCTGGCCGCCTGCACCCGGCTGCTGGCCGACGCGCTCGCGGTCAAGGCCCCCGGCGGCTCGACGGAGGTGCGGATCCCGCCGTACGCGGTGGTGCAGTGCGTGGAGGGGCCGAGGCACACGCGCGGCACCCCGCCGAACGTCGTCGAGACCGACCCGCTCACCTGGATCCGCCTGGCCACCGGGCGCACGGCCTGGCCGGACGCCGTGGCCGACGCCCGGGTGGGCGCGAGCGGGGAGCGGGCGGACCTGGGGCCGTACCTGCCGTTGCTGACGTGA
- a CDS encoding META domain-containing protein, whose amino-acid sequence MYRQKHQQRMTLMAVAVLVPLAAACGSERADAGSGTADVERPVTGIRWSVDSVTVDGTTHRAPGSAHVTLGDDGRAEGSYGCNTFSAKAAVDGDRISLSDAASTEMACDDRPMDFERVLSHTLADSALKADVNDDRLTLTTDSGDTVRLSEAKDAPLAGTKWTVTTPATDSRAHLTFDERKGTVSGSLGCNQVNAAATVRDGHITLGVPSLTRMMCEDSLMDSEKALTKLFGGTLAYSIDHRTLTLTSENGTEVRAVAEG is encoded by the coding sequence ATGTACAGGCAGAAGCACCAGCAGCGCATGACCCTGATGGCAGTCGCCGTGCTCGTCCCGCTCGCGGCGGCCTGTGGCAGTGAACGGGCGGACGCGGGCAGCGGCACCGCCGACGTGGAGCGACCGGTCACCGGCATCCGCTGGAGCGTCGACAGCGTCACCGTCGACGGCACCACCCACCGGGCCCCCGGCAGCGCCCACGTCACCCTCGGTGACGACGGCCGGGCGGAGGGCAGCTACGGCTGCAACACCTTCAGCGCCAAGGCCGCCGTCGACGGGGACCGGATCAGCCTCAGCGACGCCGCGTCCACCGAGATGGCCTGCGACGACCGGCCCATGGACTTCGAACGCGTCCTCTCCCACACCCTCGCCGACAGCGCCCTGAAGGCCGACGTGAACGACGACCGCCTCACCCTCACCACCGACTCCGGCGACACCGTCCGCCTCAGCGAGGCGAAGGACGCGCCCCTGGCCGGCACCAAGTGGACCGTCACCACCCCCGCCACCGACAGCCGCGCCCACCTCACCTTCGACGAGCGGAAGGGCACCGTCTCCGGCAGCCTCGGCTGCAACCAGGTCAACGCGGCGGCCACCGTACGCGACGGGCATATCACCCTGGGCGTGCCGTCCCTGACCCGAATGATGTGCGAAGACTCACTCATGGACAGCGAGAAGGCCCTGACCAAGCTCTTCGGCGGCACGCTCGCCTACTCCATCGATCACCGCACGCTCACGCTGACCAGCGAAAACGGGACAGAGGTCCGCGCCGTCGCCGAGGGCTGA
- the purF gene encoding amidophosphoribosyltransferase, giving the protein MPRGDGRLNHDLLPGEKGPQDACGVFGVWAPGEEVAKLTYFGLYALQHRGQESAGIAVSNGSQILVFKDMGLVSQVFDETSLGSLQGHIAVGHARYSTTGASVWENAQPTFRATAHGSIALGHNGNLVNTAQLAGMVAELPKENGRAPKVAATNDTDLITALLAGQRAADGEPVTVEQAAHVVLPKVRGAFSLVFMDENTLYAARDPQGIRPLVLGRLERGWVVASESAALDICGASYVREIEPGEFVAIDENGLRTSRFAEAKPKGCVFEYVYLARPDTDIAGRNVYLSRVEMGRKLAKEAPVEADLVIPTPESGTPAAIGYAEASGIPFGAGLVKNAYVGRTFIQPSQTIRQLGIRLKLNPLKEVIKGKRLVVVDDSIVRGNTQRALVRMLREAGAAEVHIRISSPPVKWPCFFGIDFATRAELIANGMTIEEIGTSLGADSLAYISIDGMIEATTIAKPNLCRACFDGEYPMELPDPELLGKQLLETELAAGTAAPAAVDAIRRP; this is encoded by the coding sequence GTGCCACGTGGTGACGGACGACTCAACCACGACCTGCTCCCCGGCGAGAAGGGCCCCCAGGACGCTTGCGGCGTCTTCGGTGTCTGGGCTCCGGGTGAAGAGGTCGCCAAGCTCACGTACTTCGGGCTCTACGCCCTCCAGCATCGGGGCCAGGAATCCGCGGGAATCGCGGTCAGCAACGGCTCCCAGATCCTCGTCTTCAAGGACATGGGCCTGGTTTCCCAGGTCTTCGACGAGACCTCTCTCGGTTCGCTCCAGGGTCACATCGCGGTCGGACACGCCCGCTACTCGACCACCGGTGCCTCCGTGTGGGAGAACGCCCAGCCGACGTTCCGCGCGACCGCGCACGGATCCATCGCGCTCGGCCACAACGGCAACCTGGTCAACACGGCGCAGCTCGCCGGCATGGTCGCCGAGCTGCCCAAGGAGAACGGCCGCGCCCCGAAGGTCGCCGCCACCAACGACACCGACCTGATCACCGCCCTGCTGGCCGGCCAGCGCGCCGCCGACGGCGAGCCGGTGACCGTGGAGCAGGCCGCTCACGTGGTCCTCCCCAAGGTCAGGGGCGCCTTCAGCCTCGTCTTCATGGACGAGAACACCCTCTACGCGGCCAGGGACCCGCAGGGCATCCGCCCGCTGGTCCTCGGCCGCCTGGAGCGCGGCTGGGTCGTCGCCTCCGAGTCCGCCGCCCTCGACATCTGCGGCGCCAGCTACGTCCGCGAGATCGAGCCGGGCGAGTTCGTCGCCATCGACGAGAACGGCCTGCGCACCTCCCGATTCGCGGAAGCGAAGCCCAAGGGCTGTGTCTTCGAGTACGTGTATCTGGCCCGCCCGGACACCGACATCGCCGGCCGGAACGTGTACCTCTCGCGTGTCGAGATGGGCCGCAAACTCGCCAAGGAAGCCCCGGTCGAGGCAGACCTGGTCATACCGACCCCGGAGTCGGGCACCCCGGCCGCCATCGGCTACGCGGAGGCCTCCGGCATCCCGTTCGGCGCCGGCCTGGTCAAGAACGCGTACGTCGGCCGGACGTTCATCCAGCCGTCGCAGACCATCCGGCAGCTCGGCATCCGCCTGAAGCTGAACCCGCTCAAGGAAGTCATCAAGGGCAAGCGCCTGGTCGTCGTCGACGACTCCATCGTGCGCGGCAACACCCAGCGCGCCCTGGTCCGCATGCTCCGCGAGGCCGGCGCCGCCGAGGTCCACATCCGGATCTCCTCGCCGCCCGTGAAGTGGCCCTGCTTCTTCGGCATCGACTTCGCCACCCGCGCCGAGCTCATCGCCAACGGCATGACCATCGAGGAGATCGGCACCTCGCTCGGCGCCGACTCCCTGGCGTACATCTCCATCGACGGCATGATCGAGGCGACCACCATCGCCAAGCCGAACCTGTGCCGCGCCTGCTTCGACGGCGAGTACCCGATGGAGCTGCCCGACCCCGAGCTCCTCGGCAAGCAGCTCCTGGAGACCGAGCTGGCCGCCGGCACCGCCGCCCCGGCCGCGGTCGACGCGATCCGCCGCCCGTAA
- the purM gene encoding phosphoribosylformylglycinamidine cyclo-ligase → MSQNTGASYAAAGVDIEAGDRAVELMKEWVKKTQRPEVLGGLGGFAGLFDASALKNYDRPLLASATDGVGTKVDIARQLGVYDTIGHDLVAMVMDDIVVCGAEPLFMTDYICVGKVHPERVAAIVKGIAEGCVLAGCALVGGETAEHPGLLGPDDFDVAGAGTGVVEADRVLGADRIRTGDAVIAMASSGLHSNGYSLVRHVLLNQAGLALESRIDELGRTLGEELLEPTKIYSLDCLALIRTTEVHAFSHVTGGGLAANLARVIPDGLHATVDRSTWTPAPVFDLVGRTGSVERLELEKTLNMGVGMIAVVPQESVDVALATLADRGVDAWVAGEITDRGEHAEGAALVGDYAS, encoded by the coding sequence ATGTCCCAGAACACTGGTGCCAGCTACGCCGCGGCGGGCGTCGACATCGAAGCGGGCGACCGCGCCGTCGAGCTGATGAAGGAGTGGGTGAAGAAGACGCAGCGCCCCGAGGTCCTCGGCGGCCTCGGCGGCTTCGCCGGCCTCTTCGACGCCTCCGCCCTGAAGAACTACGACCGTCCGCTGCTCGCCTCCGCCACGGACGGCGTCGGCACCAAGGTCGACATCGCGCGGCAGCTGGGCGTGTACGACACCATCGGCCACGACCTGGTCGCCATGGTCATGGACGACATCGTGGTGTGCGGCGCCGAGCCGCTGTTCATGACCGACTACATCTGCGTCGGCAAGGTCCACCCCGAGCGGGTCGCCGCGATCGTCAAGGGCATCGCCGAAGGCTGTGTGCTGGCCGGATGCGCCCTGGTCGGCGGCGAGACGGCCGAACACCCCGGCCTGCTGGGTCCGGACGACTTCGACGTCGCCGGGGCCGGTACGGGCGTCGTGGAGGCCGACCGGGTGCTCGGCGCGGACCGCATCCGTACGGGTGACGCGGTCATCGCCATGGCGTCCTCCGGCCTTCACTCCAACGGTTACTCGCTGGTCCGGCACGTGCTGCTGAACCAGGCGGGGCTCGCCCTGGAGAGCCGGATCGACGAACTGGGCCGCACCCTCGGCGAGGAACTGCTGGAGCCCACCAAGATCTACTCGCTGGACTGCCTGGCCCTGATCCGCACCACCGAGGTGCACGCGTTCAGCCACGTCACCGGCGGCGGCCTCGCGGCCAACCTGGCCCGTGTGATCCCCGACGGGCTGCACGCGACCGTCGACCGCTCCACCTGGACCCCCGCCCCGGTCTTCGACCTGGTCGGCCGGACCGGCTCGGTCGAGCGCCTGGAGCTGGAGAAGACGCTGAACATGGGCGTGGGCATGATCGCGGTCGTGCCCCAGGAGTCCGTCGACGTGGCACTCGCGACGCTGGCCGACCGCGGTGTGGACGCCTGGGTGGCCGGTGAGATCACCGACCGCGGCGAGCACGCCGAGGGCGCTGCCCTCGTCGGTGACTACGCGAGCTGA
- a CDS encoding DUF3073 domain-containing protein, translated as MGRGRAKAKQTKVARQLKYNSGGTDLSRLAEELGASPSNQPPNGEHFEDDEQDDDLYARYADLYEDDDEDEDGPSSQQRRGA; from the coding sequence ATGGGGCGCGGCCGGGCCAAGGCCAAGCAGACGAAGGTCGCCCGCCAGCTGAAGTACAACAGCGGTGGGACTGATCTCTCACGCCTGGCCGAGGAGCTGGGCGCATCGCCTTCGAACCAGCCACCGAATGGTGAGCATTTCGAGGACGATGAGCAAGACGACGATCTGTACGCACGGTACGCCGACCTCTATGAGGACGACGACGAGGACGAGGACGGCCCGTCCTCGCAACAGCGTCGCGGCGCTTGA
- a CDS encoding Leu/Phe/Val dehydrogenase has protein sequence MTDVSDGVLHTLFHSDQGGHEQVVLCQDRASGLKAVIAIHSTALGPALGGTRFYPYATEEEAVADALNLARGMSYKNAMAGLDHGGGKAVIIGDPERIKSEELLLAYGRFVASLGGRYVTACDVGTYVADMDVVARECRWTTGRSPENGGAGDSSVLTAYGVYQGMRASAQHLWGDPSLRDRTVGVAGVGKVGHHLVEHLRAEGAEVVITDVREDAVRRILERHPEGVTAVADTEALIRTEGLDIYAPCALGGALNDDTVPVLTAKVVCGAANNQLAHPGVEKDLADRGILYAPDYVVNAGGVIQVADELHGFDFDRCKAKAAKIFDTTLAIFARAKDDGIPPAAAADRIAEQRMAEARSAR, from the coding sequence GTGACCGACGTATCTGACGGCGTCCTGCACACCCTGTTCCACTCGGACCAGGGGGGTCACGAGCAAGTCGTGCTCTGTCAGGACCGTGCCAGTGGCCTCAAGGCCGTCATCGCCATCCACTCCACCGCCCTGGGCCCCGCCCTCGGCGGCACGCGCTTCTACCCGTACGCCACCGAGGAGGAGGCCGTCGCCGACGCGCTGAACCTCGCGCGCGGGATGTCGTACAAGAACGCCATGGCCGGTCTGGACCACGGCGGCGGCAAGGCCGTGATCATCGGCGACCCGGAGCGGATCAAGAGCGAGGAGCTGCTGCTGGCCTACGGCCGGTTCGTCGCCTCGCTCGGCGGCCGCTACGTCACCGCCTGCGACGTCGGCACCTACGTCGCCGACATGGACGTCGTGGCCCGCGAGTGCCGCTGGACCACCGGCCGCTCCCCCGAGAACGGCGGCGCCGGCGACTCCTCGGTGCTCACCGCCTACGGCGTCTACCAGGGCATGCGCGCCTCCGCCCAGCACCTGTGGGGCGACCCCTCGCTGCGCGACCGCACGGTCGGCGTCGCCGGCGTCGGCAAGGTCGGCCACCACCTGGTGGAGCACCTGCGCGCGGAGGGCGCCGAGGTCGTGATCACCGACGTGCGCGAGGACGCCGTGCGCCGGATCCTCGAGCGGCACCCCGAGGGCGTCACGGCGGTCGCCGACACCGAGGCGCTGATCCGCACCGAGGGCCTGGACATCTACGCCCCGTGCGCGCTCGGCGGCGCGCTGAACGACGACACCGTGCCGGTGCTGACCGCCAAGGTGGTCTGCGGCGCCGCCAACAACCAGCTCGCCCACCCGGGTGTGGAGAAGGACCTCGCCGACCGCGGGATCCTCTACGCGCCGGACTACGTGGTGAACGCCGGCGGGGTCATCCAGGTCGCCGACGAGCTGCACGGCTTCGACTTCGACCGGTGCAAGGCGAAGGCGGCGAAGATCTTCGACACCACGCTCGCCATATTCGCACGTGCGAAGGACGATGGTATTCCGCCGGCCGCCGCGGCCGACCGGATCGCCGAGCAGCGGATGGCCGAGGCCCGCTCGGCGCGCTGA
- the bldC gene encoding developmental transcriptional regulator BldC: MTARTPDAEPLLTPAEVATMFRVDPKTVTRWAKAGKLTSIRTLGGHRRYREAEVRALLAGIPQQRSEA; the protein is encoded by the coding sequence ATGACCGCTCGCACCCCTGATGCCGAGCCGCTGCTGACCCCGGCTGAGGTCGCCACCATGTTCCGCGTCGACCCCAAGACGGTCACGCGCTGGGCGAAGGCAGGCAAGCTCACGTCGATCCGCACGCTCGGCGGGCACCGCCGCTACCGCGAAGCCGAGGTCCGCGCACTGCTCGCGGGCATTCCGCAGCAGCGCAGCGAGGCCTGA
- a CDS encoding DUF6274 family protein, whose protein sequence is MAASARHETRALLRAHLSAASSYRHVTRHCPVCHRLLRLAMASPSGGPEAAEERPGPNGRLL, encoded by the coding sequence ATGGCCGCATCGGCCAGGCACGAGACGCGGGCGCTGCTGCGCGCGCACCTGTCGGCCGCGTCGTCGTACCGGCATGTGACGCGCCACTGCCCGGTCTGCCACCGCCTGTTGCGGCTGGCGATGGCGTCCCCGTCCGGCGGCCCGGAGGCGGCCGAGGAACGGCCCGGCCCCAACGGGCGTCTTCTTTAG
- the hrpA gene encoding ATP-dependent RNA helicase HrpA, with protein MSTHSAPTLGSLTPRLTELSLRDAHRLGRRLEGARKIRKPEARAAVLAEIEAEVAGAEERMTARRARVPEIRYPEQLPVSQKKDAIAEAIRDHQVVIVAGETGSGKTTQIPKICLELGRGVRGMIGHTQPRRIAARTVAERVAEELETPLGEAVGWKVRFTDQVNPEATFIKLMTDGILLAEIQTDRELRAYDTIIIDEAHERSLNIDFLLGYLAQLLPKRPDLKVVITSATIDPERFSRHFGDAPIIEVSGRTYPVEVRYRPLLEEDSDDADRDQITAITDAVEELMAEGPGDVLVFLSGEREIRDTADALTKKRYRSTEVLPLYARLSHAEQHRVFQQHSGRRIVLATNVAETSLTVPGIKYVIDPGFARISRYSHRTKVQRLPIEPVSQASANQRKGRCGRTSDGICIRLYSEDDFLSRPEFTDAEILRTNLASVILQMTAAGLGEIEKFPFIDPPDHRNIRDGVQLLQELGALDAAQKDPRKRLTQTGRKLAQLPVDPRLARMVLEADKNGCVREVMVIAAALSIQDPRERPADKQAQADQQHARFRDESSDFLAYLNLWRYVREQQKERGSSSFRRMCKQEYLNFLRIREWQDIYTQLRTVAKQMGIHLNEDDAPADHIHVSLLAGLLSHIGMKDVKESKDSGQAGRKDGGRNEYLGARNAKFAIFPGSALFKKPPRFVMSAELVETSRLWARVNARIEPEWVEPLAEHLLKRTYSEPHWEKDQAAVMAYEKVTLYGVPIVAQRKVNYGRIDPKASRELFIRNALVEGDWRTHHKFYADNRRLLTEVEELEHRARRRDILVDDETLFDFYDQRIPEHVVSGAHFDSWWKHKRHEQPEFLDFEREMLIRESAEAVTKADYPDSWRQGPLKFRVTYQFEPGADADGVTVHIPLQVLNQVTDEGFDWQIPGLREDVVTELIRSLPKPIRRNYVPAPNYAKAFLERAVPLQEPLTVTMARELKRMVGVPFEAEDFDWSKVPDHLKITFRIVDERRRKLAEDKDLEALKLSLRPKARKALSQAAAATAQRQGGESLERKGLTDWTIGSLTRVFETRRAGQPVKAYPALVDDGDTVSVRLFDSEAEQAEAMWKGTRRLILLGIPVNPAKFASEKLTNPQKLALSANPHGSVQALFDDCAMAAADKLIGDFGGPAWDEESYRKLYDKVRAEIVDTTVRAVGQVQQVLAAWQACERRLKGVRSPALLPNLQDVRAQLDGLVRPGFVTGAGLRRLPDLMRYLVAADRRLQQMPANAQRDTTRMAKVHEMRDEYAWLLEQMPQGRPVPREVLEIRWMIEELRVSYFAHALGTAYPVSDKRIVKAIDAAVP; from the coding sequence ATGTCTACGCACTCTGCCCCCACTCTCGGCTCCCTCACCCCCCGCCTCACCGAGCTGTCGCTGCGCGACGCGCACCGGCTCGGGCGGAGGCTGGAGGGTGCGCGCAAGATCCGTAAGCCGGAGGCCCGCGCCGCCGTTCTCGCCGAGATCGAGGCGGAGGTCGCCGGGGCCGAGGAGCGGATGACGGCCCGGCGCGCCCGGGTGCCGGAGATCCGGTACCCGGAGCAGCTGCCCGTCAGCCAGAAGAAGGACGCGATCGCCGAGGCCATCCGCGACCACCAGGTGGTGATCGTCGCGGGTGAGACCGGGTCCGGGAAGACCACGCAGATCCCGAAGATCTGTCTGGAGCTGGGCCGGGGCGTCCGGGGCATGATCGGGCACACCCAGCCCCGCCGGATCGCCGCCCGCACGGTGGCCGAGCGGGTCGCCGAGGAGCTGGAGACCCCGCTCGGGGAGGCCGTCGGCTGGAAGGTCCGCTTCACCGACCAGGTGAACCCCGAGGCCACGTTCATCAAGCTGATGACCGACGGCATCCTCCTCGCGGAGATCCAGACCGACCGCGAGCTGCGCGCCTACGACACGATCATCATCGACGAGGCGCACGAGCGGTCGCTGAACATCGACTTCCTGCTCGGCTATCTGGCGCAGCTGCTGCCGAAGCGGCCGGACCTCAAGGTCGTGATCACCTCCGCGACCATCGACCCGGAGCGGTTCTCCCGGCATTTCGGTGACGCCCCGATCATCGAGGTCAGCGGGCGTACGTACCCGGTGGAGGTCCGTTACCGCCCGCTGCTGGAGGAGGACTCGGACGACGCCGACCGCGACCAGATCACCGCGATCACGGACGCCGTCGAGGAGCTGATGGCGGAGGGGCCCGGGGACGTCCTGGTCTTCCTCTCCGGTGAGCGGGAGATCCGGGACACCGCGGACGCGCTCACCAAGAAGCGGTACCGGTCGACCGAGGTGCTGCCGCTGTACGCGCGGCTGTCGCACGCGGAGCAGCACCGGGTCTTCCAGCAGCACAGCGGCCGCCGGATCGTGCTGGCGACGAACGTCGCCGAGACGTCGCTGACCGTTCCGGGCATCAAGTACGTGATCGACCCCGGGTTCGCCCGCATCTCGCGGTACAGCCACCGCACCAAGGTGCAGCGGCTGCCGATCGAGCCGGTGTCGCAGGCGAGCGCCAACCAGCGCAAGGGCCGCTGCGGCCGTACCTCGGACGGCATCTGCATCCGGCTCTACAGCGAGGACGACTTCCTGTCCCGGCCGGAGTTCACGGACGCGGAGATCCTGCGCACCAACCTCGCCTCGGTCATCCTGCAGATGACGGCGGCCGGTCTGGGCGAGATCGAGAAGTTCCCGTTCATCGACCCGCCGGACCACCGCAACATCCGCGACGGTGTGCAGCTGCTGCAGGAGCTGGGCGCGCTCGACGCCGCGCAGAAGGACCCGCGCAAGCGGCTGACGCAGACCGGCCGCAAGCTGGCGCAGCTGCCGGTGGACCCGCGGCTGGCCCGCATGGTGCTGGAGGCGGACAAGAACGGCTGCGTCCGCGAGGTCATGGTCATCGCGGCGGCGCTGTCCATCCAGGACCCGCGGGAGCGGCCGGCCGACAAGCAGGCGCAGGCGGACCAGCAGCACGCCCGGTTCCGGGACGAGAGCAGCGACTTCCTGGCCTACCTCAACCTGTGGCGGTACGTCCGCGAGCAGCAGAAGGAACGCGGCTCGTCGTCGTTCCGGCGGATGTGCAAGCAGGAGTACCTGAACTTCCTGCGGATCCGCGAGTGGCAGGACATCTACACCCAGCTGCGGACCGTCGCCAAGCAGATGGGCATCCATCTGAACGAGGACGACGCCCCCGCGGACCACATCCATGTGTCGCTGCTGGCGGGGTTGCTCTCGCACATCGGCATGAAGGACGTGAAGGAGTCCAAGGACTCGGGTCAGGCCGGCCGCAAGGACGGCGGCCGCAACGAGTACCTGGGCGCGCGCAACGCCAAGTTCGCGATCTTCCCGGGGTCGGCGCTCTTCAAGAAGCCCCCGCGGTTCGTGATGTCGGCCGAGCTGGTGGAGACGTCCCGGCTGTGGGCGCGGGTCAACGCGAGGATCGAGCCGGAGTGGGTGGAACCGCTCGCGGAGCACCTGCTCAAGCGCACGTACAGCGAACCGCACTGGGAGAAGGACCAGGCGGCCGTGATGGCCTACGAGAAGGTGACGCTGTACGGCGTGCCGATCGTGGCACAGCGCAAGGTGAACTACGGCCGGATCGACCCGAAGGCCAGCCGGGAGCTGTTCATCCGCAACGCGCTCGTCGAGGGCGACTGGCGGACGCACCACAAGTTCTACGCGGACAACCGGCGGCTGCTGACCGAGGTCGAGGAGCTGGAGCACCGGGCGCGGCGGCGGGACATCCTGGTCGACGACGAGACCCTGTTCGACTTCTACGACCAGCGGATCCCCGAGCACGTGGTGTCGGGGGCGCACTTCGACTCGTGGTGGAAGCACAAGCGGCACGAGCAGCCGGAGTTCCTCGACTTCGAGCGCGAGATGCTGATCCGCGAGTCCGCGGAGGCCGTCACCAAGGCGGACTACCCGGACTCCTGGCGGCAGGGCCCGCTGAAGTTCCGGGTGACGTACCAGTTCGAGCCGGGTGCGGACGCCGACGGTGTCACGGTCCACATCCCGCTCCAGGTGCTGAACCAGGTGACGGACGAGGGATTCGACTGGCAGATCCCGGGCCTCAGGGAGGACGTGGTCACGGAGCTGATCCGCTCGCTCCCCAAGCCGATCCGCCGCAACTACGTGCCGGCGCCGAACTACGCGAAGGCGTTCCTGGAGCGGGCGGTCCCGCTCCAGGAGCCGCTCACCGTGACGATGGCCCGTGAGCTGAAGCGGATGGTCGGGGTTCCGTTCGAGGCGGAGGACTTCGACTGGTCCAAGGTCCCGGACCACTTGAAGATCACTTTCCGGATCGTCGACGAGCGGCGTCGCAAGCTCGCCGAGGACAAGGACCTGGAGGCGCTGAAGCTCAGTCTGCGGCCGAAGGCCCGCAAGGCCCTGTCCCAGGCGGCCGCCGCCACGGCGCAGCGCCAGGGCGGCGAGTCCCTGGAGCGCAAGGGGCTGACGGACTGGACGATCGGTTCGCTCACCCGGGTGTTCGAGACCCGTCGGGCCGGCCAGCCGGTGAAGGCGTATCCGGCGCTGGTGGACGACGGCGACACGGTGTCGGTGCGGCTGTTCGACTCGGAGGCCGAGCAGGCGGAGGCGATGTGGAAGGGCACCCGCCGGCTGATCCTGCTGGGCATCCCGGTGAACCCCGCGAAGTTCGCGTCCGAGAAGCTGACGAATCCTCAGAAGCTGGCGCTGTCCGCCAATCCGCACGGTTCCGTCCAGGCGCTGTTCGACGACTGCGCGATGGCCGCGGCGGACAAGCTGATCGGGGACTTCGGCGGTCCGGCGTGGGACGAGGAGTCGTACCGGAAGCTGTACGACAAGGTCCGCGCGGAGATCGTGGACACGACCGTCCGCGCGGTGGGGCAGGTGCAGCAGGTGCTGGCCGCCTGGCAGGCCTGTGAGCGGCGCCTGAAGGGCGTACGGAGCCCCGCGCTGCTGCCGAACCTCCAGGACGTGCGGGCGCAGCTGGACGGGCTCGTACGGCCCGGTTTCGTGACCGGGGCGGGGCTGCGCCGGCTGCCGGACCTGATGCGGTACCTGGTGGCCGCGGACCGCCGGCTGCAGCAGATGCCGGCGAACGCGCAGCGGGACACCACGCGGATGGCGAAGGTCCACGAGATGCGGGACGAGTACGCGTGGCTGCTGGAGCAGATGCCCCAGGGGCGGCCCGTGCCGCGGGAGGTCCTGGAGATCCGCTGGATGATCGAGGAGCTGCGGGTCAGCTATTTCGCCCACGCGCTGGGCACGGCGTACCCGGTGTCGGACAAGCGGATCGTGAAGGCGATCGACGCGGCGGTGCCGTGA